A single Symbiobacterium thermophilum IAM 14863 DNA region contains:
- the floA gene encoding flotillin-like protein FloA (flotillin-like protein involved in membrane lipid rafts) has product MPGLGYLILTFVVLLLLVLFFSFVPVGLWISAAAADVRVGIFYMIGMKLRRVPPHRIVNALIKAEKAGLEISIDKLEAHYLAGGNVDRVIDALIAAQRAGIDLVFERAAAIDLAGRNVLEAVQMSVNPKVIETPVVAGVAQDGIELRAKARVTVRADINRLVGGAGEDTIIARVGEGVVSTIGSAASHKEVLENPDMISRTVLAKGLDAGTAFEIVSIDIADVDVGANIGARLRADQAEAEKVMAQAKAEERRAMAVAEEQEMRAETQRMRAKVVEAEAEVPRALAQALREGRIGVMEYLMMQNLQADTAMREALGGGQRGGQPGGQDQK; this is encoded by the coding sequence ATGCCTGGACTCGGTTATCTGATCCTTACGTTTGTGGTTCTGCTGCTGCTCGTCCTGTTCTTCAGCTTCGTCCCCGTGGGCCTCTGGATCTCGGCCGCCGCAGCCGACGTGCGGGTCGGCATCTTCTACATGATCGGCATGAAGCTGCGCCGGGTGCCGCCCCACCGCATCGTCAACGCCCTGATCAAGGCCGAGAAGGCCGGGCTCGAGATCAGCATCGACAAGCTCGAGGCGCACTATCTGGCCGGCGGCAACGTCGACCGGGTGATCGACGCCCTGATCGCGGCACAGCGGGCCGGGATCGACCTGGTCTTCGAGCGGGCGGCCGCGATCGACCTCGCCGGGCGCAACGTGCTGGAGGCGGTGCAGATGTCGGTGAACCCGAAGGTCATTGAGACCCCCGTGGTGGCCGGCGTCGCCCAGGACGGCATCGAGCTCCGGGCCAAGGCGCGGGTGACGGTGCGCGCCGACATCAACCGGCTGGTCGGCGGCGCCGGCGAGGACACGATCATCGCCCGGGTCGGCGAGGGCGTCGTCTCCACCATCGGTTCGGCCGCGAGCCACAAGGAGGTGCTGGAGAACCCGGACATGATCTCCCGCACCGTGCTGGCCAAGGGGCTGGACGCGGGCACTGCGTTCGAGATCGTCTCCATCGACATCGCCGACGTGGACGTGGGCGCCAACATCGGCGCCCGGCTCCGGGCCGACCAGGCCGAGGCGGAGAAGGTCATGGCGCAGGCCAAGGCCGAGGAGCGGCGGGCCATGGCGGTGGCGGAGGAGCAGGAGATGCGGGCCGAGACCCAGCGCATGCGGGCCAAGGTGGTCGAGGCCGAGGCCGAGGTGCCGCGGGCCCTGGCGCAGGCGCTCCGGGAGGGCCGGATCGGCGTGATGGAATACCTGATGATGCAGAACCTGCAGGCCGACACGGCCATGCGGGAGGCCCTGGGCGGCGGCCAGCGCGGCGGGCAGCCGGGCGGCCAGGACCAGAAGTAG
- a CDS encoding MFS transporter, with the protein MTRYLSLLRNRNFLRYWLAGALAHVGDFFNTLALVKLFSQDPDRLGFYTSLVVVGNMLPTLLLGPVAGVLADRLPRKLIMVTADLVRAALMFSMMFVHDPLALIGIDFAAAVAAAFFGPASSALLPRLVQREELATAGSLNIMTQRLAMLFGNGLGAVLLGLVGPAGVFAINTGLFLASGLLHATMRAPETAPAEAGSRPAASPLAKLVRDLREAAAVVRERPNLLHLLAGLCIANFGDSGSNVLLVTFFTVTLGVAAEQLGFVMALFGGAAVLGAFAIGAVGNRVHWRHLFSLGCCYVWFTATGAVVVRSLIPSSAFLLLLGLGSGAINVGLQVAIADLVPDNVRGRIFGSFGTISSLIMIVGTLLAGVLADRFGAAATMLGYALFYLAAGIYGYQKLRPEPAPAAQAASARAD; encoded by the coding sequence GTGACCCGGTATCTGTCGCTGCTGCGGAACCGCAACTTCCTGCGCTACTGGCTGGCCGGCGCGCTGGCCCACGTCGGCGACTTCTTCAACACCCTTGCGCTGGTGAAGCTCTTCAGCCAGGATCCGGACCGGTTGGGCTTCTACACCTCGCTGGTGGTCGTCGGCAACATGCTGCCGACCTTGCTCCTGGGCCCTGTGGCAGGGGTGCTGGCAGACCGGCTGCCACGCAAGCTGATCATGGTGACCGCGGACCTGGTGCGCGCGGCACTGATGTTCAGCATGATGTTCGTGCACGATCCGCTGGCCCTGATCGGGATCGACTTTGCCGCCGCCGTGGCCGCCGCCTTCTTCGGCCCCGCCAGCTCGGCGCTCCTGCCCCGCCTGGTGCAGCGGGAGGAGCTGGCCACCGCCGGCTCCCTCAACATCATGACCCAGCGGCTGGCCATGCTGTTCGGCAACGGCCTGGGCGCCGTGCTGCTGGGGCTGGTCGGGCCGGCCGGGGTGTTCGCCATCAACACCGGCCTCTTCCTGGCGTCCGGTCTGCTGCACGCCACCATGCGGGCGCCGGAAACCGCCCCGGCCGAGGCCGGATCCCGCCCGGCCGCCTCGCCCCTGGCCAAGCTGGTCCGGGACCTGCGGGAAGCCGCGGCCGTGGTCCGGGAGCGTCCGAACCTCCTCCACCTGCTGGCCGGCCTCTGCATCGCCAACTTCGGCGACTCGGGCAGCAACGTGCTGCTGGTCACGTTCTTCACCGTCACGCTGGGCGTCGCGGCCGAGCAGCTGGGGTTCGTCATGGCGCTCTTCGGCGGTGCGGCGGTGCTCGGGGCGTTCGCGATCGGGGCCGTCGGCAACCGGGTTCACTGGCGGCACCTGTTCAGCCTCGGCTGCTGCTACGTCTGGTTCACCGCCACCGGGGCGGTGGTGGTCCGGAGCCTGATCCCCAGCTCCGCCTTCCTGCTGCTCCTGGGTCTGGGCAGCGGCGCCATCAACGTGGGGCTGCAGGTGGCCATCGCCGACCTGGTGCCGGACAACGTGCGCGGGCGGATCTTCGGCTCCTTCGGCACGATCAGCTCCCTCATCATGATCGTCGGCACCCTCCTGGCCGGCGTCCTGGCCGACCGCTTCGGGGCAGCCGCGACGATGCTGGGGTACGCCCTGTTCTACCTGGCGGCGGGGATCTACGGCTACCAGAAGCTGCGGCCGGAGCCGGCTCCGGCGGCCCAGGCGGCCAGCGCCCGGGCGGACTGA
- a CDS encoding DegV family protein codes for MPSIRIMTDSTADLSPELLQAHGVRVVPLLVQFGEETYHDGVDMDTGRLFQMVTERNQLPKTASPGPGLFRSHFEEATADGSQVLYISISAKFSAALQNARIAAADFPGQVHVFDSRNLSTGIGLQVLHACDLVRQGKSVEEILADLETYQAGVRSSFVVDTMEYLHKGGRCSGVAALVGTLLKIRPVISVVDGGMIVAAKVRGPRKKALDWMLERFAEDAAQGRVRPERVFVTSPDSPHEDAPYMVAEIRRILPEVQEVLVTRAGAVIGSHCGPGTIGILYATR; via the coding sequence ATGCCTTCCATTCGCATCATGACCGACTCGACGGCAGACCTCTCCCCGGAACTGCTGCAGGCGCACGGCGTCCGGGTCGTGCCCCTGCTGGTGCAGTTCGGGGAAGAGACGTACCACGACGGCGTCGACATGGACACCGGGCGGCTGTTCCAGATGGTGACCGAGCGGAACCAACTGCCCAAGACGGCCAGCCCCGGCCCCGGGCTTTTCCGCAGCCACTTTGAGGAGGCGACGGCAGACGGCAGCCAGGTGCTGTACATCAGCATCTCGGCCAAGTTCTCGGCGGCCCTGCAGAATGCCCGGATCGCCGCGGCCGACTTCCCCGGCCAGGTGCACGTGTTCGACTCCCGGAACCTTTCCACCGGCATCGGCCTGCAGGTGCTGCACGCCTGTGACCTGGTCCGGCAGGGCAAGTCGGTGGAGGAGATCCTGGCCGACCTCGAGACCTATCAGGCAGGCGTGCGCTCATCGTTCGTCGTCGACACGATGGAGTATCTGCACAAGGGCGGCCGGTGCAGCGGCGTCGCGGCCCTGGTCGGCACCCTGCTGAAGATCCGGCCTGTCATCTCCGTCGTGGACGGCGGGATGATCGTTGCCGCCAAGGTCCGCGGGCCCCGCAAGAAGGCCCTGGACTGGATGTTGGAGCGGTTCGCCGAGGACGCCGCCCAGGGGCGGGTGCGCCCGGAGCGGGTCTTTGTTACCAGCCCGGACTCGCCGCACGAGGACGCGCCGTACATGGTGGCCGAGATCCGGCGCATCCTTCCGGAGGTCCAGGAGGTCCTCGTCACCCGGGCCGGCGCGGTCATCGGCAGCCACTGCGGGCCCGGCACCATCGGCATCCTGTACGCGACCCGGTAG
- the lysS gene encoding lysine--tRNA ligase, whose amino-acid sequence MLSREEQLREARRAKMRTLREAGVDPFGTRFGDRRLMGDLRRQYGEASAEELDAARIPARVAGRVVTVRSHGKIGFAHLQDGSGRLQIYLRLPELSERERLVWEHLDLGDIVGAEGVLMRTRTGELTVKVESLTMLTKALRPLPDKHAGLRDVELRYRERHLDLLVNPESRAVFEARSRIVASLRRTLDELGFIEVETPVLVPLAGGAAARPFLTYHNALDRQLSLRIATELHLKRLVVGGMERVYEIGRVFRNEGLSTRHNPEFTSLEAYQAYADYRDMMDLTERLVQNAARAVNGSLRAGEIDLTGPFRRITMAEAVKEATGIDVMALGSSGDERRDAEAVRAAAEAAGYEVEAATWGGLLAELFERYAEDRLVQPTFVLGHPVETSPLARRDPRDPRLTERFELYVQGREIANAFSELNDPEDQRRRFEAQLAQRQAGDEEAHPMDEDFLAALEVGLPPTGGLGIGVDRLVMLLTGAPSIRDVILFPTMRNR is encoded by the coding sequence ATGCTGTCCCGAGAGGAGCAACTGCGGGAGGCGCGCCGGGCCAAGATGCGCACCCTGCGGGAAGCGGGGGTCGATCCCTTCGGCACCCGGTTCGGCGACCGGCGGCTGATGGGCGACCTGCGCCGCCAGTACGGGGAGGCGTCTGCCGAGGAGCTGGACGCCGCACGGATTCCCGCGCGGGTGGCGGGCCGGGTCGTCACCGTCCGGTCCCACGGCAAGATCGGGTTCGCCCACCTGCAGGATGGCTCCGGCCGGCTGCAGATCTACCTGCGGCTTCCGGAGCTGAGCGAACGGGAGCGCCTGGTCTGGGAGCACCTCGACCTGGGCGACATCGTCGGCGCGGAGGGGGTCCTGATGCGCACCCGCACCGGCGAGCTGACGGTGAAGGTGGAGTCGCTGACCATGCTGACCAAGGCGCTCAGACCGCTGCCGGACAAGCATGCCGGGTTGCGGGACGTGGAGCTCCGCTACCGGGAGCGCCACCTGGACCTGCTGGTCAACCCCGAGAGCCGGGCCGTCTTCGAGGCGCGGTCCCGCATCGTCGCCAGCCTGCGCCGCACGCTGGACGAGCTGGGCTTCATCGAGGTGGAGACCCCGGTGCTGGTGCCGCTGGCGGGCGGAGCGGCCGCCCGCCCCTTCCTGACCTACCACAACGCCCTGGACCGGCAGCTCTCCCTCCGCATCGCCACGGAGCTGCACCTGAAGCGGCTGGTGGTCGGCGGCATGGAGCGGGTCTACGAGATCGGCCGGGTCTTCCGCAATGAGGGGCTCTCCACCCGGCACAACCCGGAGTTCACCTCGCTGGAGGCCTATCAGGCCTACGCGGACTACCGGGACATGATGGACCTCACCGAGCGGCTGGTGCAGAACGCGGCCCGGGCCGTGAACGGCAGCCTCCGGGCCGGGGAGATCGACCTGACCGGCCCCTTCCGGCGCATCACGATGGCCGAGGCGGTGAAGGAGGCCACGGGCATCGACGTCATGGCCCTCGGGTCGTCGGGGGACGAGCGGAGGGACGCGGAGGCGGTGCGGGCCGCCGCCGAGGCCGCCGGATACGAGGTGGAGGCTGCGACCTGGGGCGGGCTGCTGGCCGAGCTGTTCGAGCGGTACGCCGAGGACCGGCTGGTTCAGCCCACCTTCGTCCTCGGGCACCCGGTGGAGACGTCCCCGCTGGCCAGGCGCGACCCCCGCGATCCACGGCTGACCGAGCGGTTCGAGCTGTACGTGCAGGGGCGGGAGATCGCCAACGCGTTCTCGGAGTTGAACGACCCGGAGGACCAGCGCCGGCGGTTCGAGGCGCAGCTGGCGCAGCGGCAGGCGGGCGACGAGGAGGCGCACCCGATGGACGAGGACTTCCTCGCCGCCCTGGAGGTGGGCCTGCCGCCGACGGGCGGCCTGGGCATCGGCGTGGACCGGCTGGTCATGCTGCTCACCGGGGCGCCGTCCATTCGCGATGTCATCCTGTTCCCGACCATGCGGAACCGGTAG
- a CDS encoding CapA family protein: MPRRTPTSLLLALLILLSACSRSPGPGPGNSAPGADHGAGAAALVVAAPEDLALPALDGVDVLRTPEPAAALTRGEADAAVMRGDPPPTLTALPLRTVERIIMQGWLDEPMALTRAEAEALLAELGPPGEPGRGALAAGRLADLRPGWRAVPVDGVAPTPQSVRSGEYPLADRLVLAFRPEDADRVAPLGAALRDALGAGGTGGGLGAQEWASLSVVGDMMLARGVARAMRENGTLYPVEKVREHLAAADLAFANLESPIGVKGRPLPGKQIWFRAEPEAVEVLRAAGLDGVTVANNHILDYDEENFLETLDLLAEAGIPWTGGGRDLAEARRPLVLEARGVRIAFLGYSEFADLFFDWDYPRSFAATEDRPGVPAIREDWLAEDIRAAREVADVVAVALHWGVEFVNSPTEEQRRLARYIVDQGADLVLGSHPHAIQGFEIYNGGFIAYSLGNFIMDRQDTDLARESMILDFLIGPDGVKQVEVHPVWIEAEQPSIMQGEEAARLRQKMQEISGW; this comes from the coding sequence ATGCCCAGGAGAACCCCCACCTCGCTGCTTCTGGCTCTCCTCATCCTCCTCTCGGCGTGCAGCCGCAGCCCCGGGCCCGGCCCGGGCAACTCAGCGCCGGGCGCGGACCACGGCGCCGGTGCGGCCGCCCTGGTGGTCGCGGCGCCCGAGGATCTGGCGCTCCCGGCGCTGGACGGCGTGGACGTGCTGCGCACCCCCGAGCCGGCCGCGGCGCTGACCAGGGGCGAGGCGGACGCGGCGGTGATGCGCGGCGACCCGCCCCCGACGCTGACCGCGCTGCCGCTCCGGACCGTGGAACGCATCATCATGCAGGGCTGGCTGGATGAGCCCATGGCGCTGACGCGCGCGGAGGCCGAGGCCCTGCTGGCCGAGCTGGGTCCGCCGGGCGAGCCGGGGAGGGGCGCGCTGGCCGCGGGCCGGCTCGCGGACCTGCGGCCGGGCTGGCGGGCGGTGCCCGTGGACGGGGTCGCCCCGACGCCCCAGAGCGTGCGGTCGGGGGAGTACCCCCTGGCCGACAGGCTGGTGCTGGCCTTCAGGCCGGAGGATGCCGACCGCGTCGCACCGCTCGGCGCTGCCCTCCGGGATGCCCTCGGCGCCGGTGGGACGGGCGGGGGCTTGGGGGCGCAGGAGTGGGCCTCCCTCTCGGTGGTCGGCGATATGATGCTGGCCCGGGGCGTGGCCCGGGCCATGCGGGAGAACGGCACGCTGTACCCCGTTGAGAAGGTGCGGGAACACCTCGCCGCCGCGGACCTGGCCTTCGCCAACCTGGAGTCGCCCATCGGGGTCAAGGGCCGCCCCCTGCCGGGCAAGCAGATCTGGTTCCGGGCGGAGCCCGAGGCCGTTGAGGTCCTCCGAGCGGCGGGGCTGGACGGGGTCACGGTGGCCAACAACCACATCCTGGACTACGACGAAGAGAACTTCCTCGAGACGCTGGACCTCCTGGCGGAGGCCGGCATCCCGTGGACCGGGGGCGGCCGGGACCTCGCGGAGGCCCGCCGGCCGCTGGTGCTGGAGGCCCGGGGCGTCCGCATCGCCTTCCTGGGCTACAGCGAGTTCGCCGACCTCTTCTTCGACTGGGACTACCCCCGCAGTTTCGCCGCCACGGAGGACCGTCCCGGTGTTCCCGCCATCCGGGAGGACTGGCTCGCCGAGGACATCCGGGCGGCCCGGGAGGTGGCGGACGTGGTCGCCGTGGCGCTCCACTGGGGGGTCGAATTCGTCAACTCCCCCACGGAGGAGCAGCGGCGGCTCGCCCGCTACATCGTGGACCAGGGCGCCGACCTGGTCCTGGGCTCTCACCCCCACGCCATCCAGGGCTTCGAGATCTACAACGGCGGGTTCATCGCCTACAGCCTGGGCAATTTCATCATGGACCGGCAGGACACCGACCTCGCCCGGGAGTCGATGATCCTCGACTTCCTCATCGGGCCGGACGGCGTGAAACAGGTGGAGGTGCACCCGGTCTGGATCGAGGCCGAACAGCCCTCCATCATGCAGGGCGAGGAAGCCGCCCGGCTGCGGCAGAAGATGCAGGAGATCTCGGGGTGGTAG
- the yqfC gene encoding sporulation protein YqfC has product MQQRRRTLGERLVSLLELPGDAVLDVPRAVLIGSMELVVENHRGLVEYRPERVVLRMPEGKMTVDGADLRIGFLSPDQAVILGRIDGLRYAPPEGGGA; this is encoded by the coding sequence TTGCAGCAGCGGCGGAGAACCCTGGGGGAGCGGCTGGTCTCCCTTCTCGAGCTGCCGGGCGACGCGGTGCTGGACGTGCCGCGGGCCGTCCTGATCGGCAGCATGGAGCTGGTGGTGGAGAACCACCGGGGCCTGGTGGAGTACCGGCCGGAGCGGGTGGTGTTGCGGATGCCGGAGGGGAAGATGACCGTCGACGGCGCCGACCTGCGCATCGGCTTCCTGTCGCCGGATCAGGCGGTCATCCTGGGCCGGATCGACGGGCTGCGCTACGCCCCGCCGGAAGGGGGTGGGGCGTAG
- the yqfD gene encoding sporulation protein YqfD: protein MLRRLVRYLLGTLRIEVTGGDIERFLNGCLEEGILLWDLRRTPERLHATMMLADFFQLRPVARAGRCRVRIRARHGLPFLTRRLRRRPFLLAGALGGLAALVWAGSHLWVVDVRINGPGYLDPRAILAVAAEAGLRQGAWKARIDLDHVTQHLKSRVEELSWAVVRVDGTRAVIEVVEKGAVTPPDQAQCVHLVARKAGVVEQVIPLQGEPLVKKGDVVQPGEMLVECALRYWAGGRPVVIPGTPPPPRTDLARTVVAQAAVKARVAYRQYYEYPAVEQVKEPTGRRHVQWVLNWNGRSIILRGRGPVPFAEYEVTTRTLAPGQWRNWSPPVEIVIREALEVSTRAEPVPVEVLTERARAAMERRLAWILGPNDRVLTPLRAEVVQQDGGYVGILVTVETLEEVSAPLEGPMLTMGR, encoded by the coding sequence ATGCTGCGCCGGCTGGTCCGCTATCTGCTCGGCACCCTGCGCATCGAGGTGACCGGTGGGGACATCGAGCGGTTCCTCAACGGCTGCCTGGAAGAGGGCATCCTGCTGTGGGATCTGCGCAGGACGCCCGAGCGGCTGCATGCTACAATGATGCTGGCGGACTTCTTCCAGCTGCGCCCCGTCGCCCGGGCCGGCCGGTGCCGCGTGCGCATCCGCGCACGGCACGGCCTGCCCTTCCTGACCCGGCGGCTCCGGCGGCGCCCCTTCCTCCTGGCCGGCGCCCTGGGCGGCCTGGCGGCCCTGGTGTGGGCGGGCAGCCACCTCTGGGTGGTGGACGTGCGTATCAACGGTCCCGGTTACCTCGACCCGCGGGCCATCCTGGCCGTGGCCGCCGAGGCGGGGCTGCGCCAGGGCGCGTGGAAGGCGCGGATCGACCTGGACCATGTGACCCAGCACCTGAAGTCCCGGGTGGAGGAGCTCTCCTGGGCGGTGGTGCGGGTGGACGGCACGCGGGCGGTCATTGAGGTGGTGGAGAAGGGGGCCGTCACGCCCCCCGACCAGGCGCAGTGCGTCCACCTGGTAGCCCGCAAGGCCGGGGTGGTGGAGCAGGTGATTCCGCTGCAGGGGGAGCCCCTGGTGAAGAAGGGGGATGTGGTGCAGCCAGGGGAGATGCTGGTGGAATGCGCCCTGCGCTACTGGGCCGGCGGACGCCCGGTGGTCATTCCGGGTACGCCCCCGCCGCCGCGCACGGACCTGGCCCGGACGGTCGTCGCTCAGGCGGCGGTGAAGGCGCGGGTCGCCTACCGCCAGTACTACGAGTACCCGGCGGTGGAGCAGGTGAAGGAGCCGACGGGCCGGCGGCACGTGCAGTGGGTTTTGAACTGGAACGGCCGGTCCATAATACTACGCGGGCGCGGCCCCGTGCCGTTTGCCGAGTACGAGGTCACCACCCGGACCCTCGCCCCGGGACAGTGGAGGAATTGGTCCCCACCTGTCGAAATCGTGATTCGTGAGGCCCTGGAGGTTTCGACACGGGCGGAGCCCGTACCGGTGGAGGTGCTGACGGAGCGGGCGCGTGCTGCCATGGAAAGGCGGCTGGCCTGGATTCTCGGGCCCAACGATCGGGTGCTGACGCCGCTCAGGGCGGAAGTGGTCCAGCAGGACGGCGGTTACGTGGGCATTCTGGTCACGGTCGAGACGCTGGAGGAGGTCTCCGCTCCCCTGGAGGGGCCGATGCTTACCATGGGCAGGTGA
- a CDS encoding PhoH family protein has translation MDETQERRILIADNDRARELFGLNDSHLRFIEEGFDVTIVPRGNEVIIKGQEDEVGRVVRLFNRLTAIQERGGRVTERDVRYAVRLAREGDEKPLADALTDVIVTTYRGKQIRPKTIGQKEYVDAIRRSGVTFGIGPAGTGKTYLAMAVAVAAFKAKEVARIILTRPAVEAGEKLGFLPGDMQQKVDPYLRPLYDALFDIMGSETFERLMDRGVIEVAPLAFMRGRTLDDSFIILDEAQNTTPEQMKMFLTRMGFGSKVVVTGDITQIDLPEGTRSGLVDVQRVLRNVPGISFYYLTERDVVRNDLVQLIIKAYEAAGGGGTGSHPPRPRAGRPNGSETQ, from the coding sequence TTGGATGAGACCCAGGAAAGGCGGATACTGATCGCAGATAATGACCGCGCACGCGAGTTATTCGGGTTGAACGACTCGCACCTGCGCTTCATCGAAGAGGGCTTCGACGTCACCATCGTGCCCCGGGGCAACGAGGTGATCATCAAGGGGCAGGAGGACGAGGTCGGCCGGGTGGTCCGGCTCTTCAACCGGCTGACGGCCATCCAGGAGCGCGGCGGGCGGGTGACCGAGCGCGACGTCCGCTACGCGGTGCGACTGGCCCGGGAGGGGGACGAGAAGCCCCTTGCCGACGCGCTCACGGACGTCATCGTCACGACGTACCGGGGAAAGCAGATCCGGCCCAAGACCATCGGGCAGAAGGAGTACGTTGACGCGATCCGGCGCAGTGGCGTAACATTTGGCATCGGACCCGCCGGCACGGGAAAGACCTACCTGGCCATGGCGGTGGCGGTGGCCGCCTTCAAGGCGAAGGAGGTTGCCCGCATCATCCTGACCCGGCCCGCGGTCGAGGCCGGCGAGAAGCTCGGCTTCCTGCCGGGCGACATGCAGCAGAAGGTGGATCCGTATCTGCGCCCGCTCTACGACGCCCTGTTCGACATCATGGGCTCGGAAACGTTCGAGCGGCTGATGGACCGGGGGGTCATCGAGGTGGCCCCGCTGGCCTTCATGCGGGGGCGGACGCTGGACGACTCCTTCATCATCCTCGACGAGGCCCAGAACACCACCCCGGAGCAGATGAAGATGTTCCTGACCCGTATGGGCTTCGGCTCGAAGGTGGTGGTGACCGGCGACATCACGCAGATCGACCTGCCCGAGGGCACCCGGTCCGGGCTGGTGGATGTCCAGCGGGTCCTCCGCAACGTGCCGGGTATATCCTTCTATTACCTTACGGAGCGAGATGTGGTGCGCAACGACCTGGTTCAGCTGATCATCAAGGCCTACGAGGCCGCAGGGGGCGGTGGGACTGGCTCGCATCCGCCCCGGCCCCGGGCCGGTCGGCCGAACGGGTCGGAGACCCAGTGA